In the Cydia splendana chromosome 2, ilCydSple1.2, whole genome shotgun sequence genome, one interval contains:
- the LOC134802720 gene encoding uncharacterized protein LOC134802720 isoform X1, giving the protein MAPMFGQPNFIWSEENLREDSEELIDAEHAVDSAGFQDMAFGYMLILVGMLILWLIVYFCMRLISLRQKTRTPPQRRMYVGSRVRQSLSQAEPTIYVSPNNLPPPPKYECLAPPSYEEVVGIHYPQYQNQPITQPITVAMAQNTPSSQNATDALPAPTVITVTSERTSVQVAASS; this is encoded by the exons ATGGCGCCCATGTTCGGTCAGCCGAACTTCATCTGGTCGGAGGAGAATTTGAGAGAAGATTCTGAGGAGTTGATTGATGCTGAACACGCAGTAGATAGTGCAGGGTTTCAAGACATGGCGTTCGGGTATATGTTAATACTGGTGGGGATGCTGATCTTGTGGCTGATCGTGTACTTCTGTATGAGGCTGATTTCGTTAA GGCAGAAAACGCGCACGCCACCACAGAGGAGGATGTACGTGGGCTCCCGAGTCCGACAGTCATTGTCTCAAGCCGAGCCCACTATCTACGTCAGCCCcaacaatttgccgcccccacCCAAATATG AATGCCTAGCGCCACCCAGCTACGAGGAAGTAGTGGGCATCCACTACCCTCAGTACCAGAACCAGCCCATCACCCAGCCCATAACTGTAGCCATGGCGCAAAACACCCCGTCGTCACAGAACGCCACCGACGCACTGCCCGCGCCGACGGTCATCACTGTCACGTCAGAGCGGACGTCAGTGCAGGTCGCCGCGTCGTCGTGA